From the Triticum urartu cultivar G1812 chromosome 4, Tu2.1, whole genome shotgun sequence genome, the window tataaaaaaaattggTTAGTTTTGGATATTGGTGGCGAGAAAAACTTTATGGGCAATATATTTAAGCTCTGCTTTAAAATGGCTACTGTATTGGATCTACGCACCTATTTTCAAAATTTTACTTGAAACCTGAAATAGAAAATGATAACAAGTgaaatcaatagaagaaacaacAAATAATAGAAAAAAACAACGGCATTATTCTGCATTTGCAATAGCTGTGGCACTCTGAAACAGGACACCAATATCAAAAGCATCCAGGACAAGAGCATGAACTTCAGTTGGCAAAATAGACAGATTGACGAAGGAACACCTACGTGATAGGCCCATGGCTACATATGGCCTAGCTGAAGGCCCAGACCCATAAAGATTATAGCCCAAGAGAGCAGCGAACAAGGGGACTTCCACAAGTGTCCATAGTCGGATTCTGAGCGAATATTAAGCGCTCGTTAATGTGTATTTTACGAACGACTGAGTGAAGCGCCCCACGTTGGGCCAGCCCATGTAGTTTTGTCCGTGTCTTTAATCCGCAAAAATTGAGCGTGCTTCGAACCAACGACCCCCCTCTTTGATATACACGGGTGTAACCACCTCACCAACCAGTAGGATCAGGTAAACAAGAACCTACAGCCCAAGACACCAGCAAACAAGGGGTCTTCCACAAGTGTCCATAGTCGGATTCTGGGTGAATCCTATTTTTGGCGCCCGTTAATGTGTATTTTACAAACGACCGCCTGAAGCTCCCTGCACTAGGCCGGCCCATGTAGTTTTTCCCCGTGTTTTTAATCCGCAAAAAATGAGTGTGCTGGTTGATGGCCTCCCTCTTCGATATACACTGGTGTAACCACCTCACCAACCAGCCGGATCTGGTAAACTAGAACCTATcatttcttttattctttcttttttcctttttttcattTCTTTTATTCTAAAATGAGCGTGCTAGTTGATGACCTCCCTCTTCGATAGCCGTATCTAGGTCTTTTGAGATACTACCCCGGGATAGAGGTACATCAAAAGACGGAGGGGATTGCACTATGCCATGAGACATACACAAGGAAGGTATTTGAAAGCCGTGGCATGAAAGATTGCAATCCAGTTCACGCTTCAATGGAACCTCGTCTTGAGCTGAGCAAGAAGAGTAAAATACCTGCAGTTGATGCAATAGAGTATATTGTAGCGGCCGCTGCGGCGTGTCAAGGTGTGTGGCTAGCAGGGCTATACGGTGATCTCAGGATCAATATCCGGAACAAGTTGTACTCATTGTTGATAGCAAGTTTGAAAGTTTTCTATGTGAGGATCCAGTGCGGCCTGATCGGAGCAAGCATACTGATACATTGTATCACTACATAAAGGACCGCGTGGAAGAAGGTAAGATGAAGGTCAACTACATTTGCACCAATGATCAGCTACCAGATATCCTAACCAGGTCTTTGGGAAGAGAGAAGTTCTTGAAGATGCGAAGAAGGACCGGCGTTGAAGCTGTAACGTGATGACATCATGATTAGGGGGGTGATTGTAGGAGTTAAGAACGATCGTGATTCCTGGCCGGCTCGGATCAGGACTCCATCACCGTATAAGTTTATGTATAGGCTAGGTTAACTCCAACACAACAAAAGCAACACGATTCTCTTTCTCCCCACAGCTCGTTCCATGACTAGACTTATATAGTTTGTCACCTTGTCTTCCTTCCAAACCCTTGAATTGCGAGCCTCTTCAAGTTGAAGTGCTTGGGTGATCGTTGGAGTTAATCACGACCGTGATTCCTGTCCGGTTCGGATCAGGAGTCCATCACCGTATAAGTTTATTTATAGGCTAGGTTAACTCCAACACAACAAGCAACACGATTCTCTTTCACCCCACAGCTCGTTCCATGACTAGACTTATATAGTTTGTCACCTTGTCTTCCTTCCGTGACCCATGAATTGTGAGCCTCTTCAAGTTGAAGTGCTTGAAATCCTTGGATGATCCCCATACCACCGTTGGTCTTATCGGCATTCTCCCTGGGCGTTTTGGCACATAGTCAACACGAGATAACTTCATGCAAAGACAGAGAAAATAAATAAGGCAGCACAACATAATAACAATTAATATAAAATATATCCTCCAAATAAAATATTGCAAAACGCTCGATAGTAGCTAGTCTCTAAGTTTAGGTACTTATAGAGTTTTTGGACAAACTTGCATGAACTAAATCCTAGGCAAAGTAAGACATGCCAATATGCTTTGGATAACTCTAACACAAGGTATGATCCAACATGATCTTTCTTCTTCTTGCATGGACACTGTCCCTCTGCAAAGTTTAAATGGAGCAACAAAACTTCTGTTTGCATTGCACTATCATTCATATACAAATACAATACAATCCATGTGTTTCATACGTCCCAATTGCAATACAGCCTGCTTCTAAAATTGGCAATACATTAGCAGGGCCAGCcctgagggggggggggggggggcagcgggggcggccgccccgggcccccaGGATCGAGGGGCCCCCTCCCAGGTAATTACGCGAATGTAAAGCAGCCCATAAGCGATAGCTTCACGTAGGAAAAGAAGTAGCCAGATCCAAATAGAAAGGGACGGCAGACAGCAGCGTACGCATGTAAATCGCTTCAATCAGCGTACGATCAGGACGGAAAAAAGAGCAAGTACGCACGTAAATCACGTCGTGCCGTTATTATTATTACGAGACACTCTCCTTCAGTAAAAGAAAACGATCGTGCGACATCAGTTCATCCCTAATTTCCTATTCTCTGTTCCATGGTTTCAAAACTCCAGATCCCAGGTCGCGCAGGGCAGACAGGTCTCCCGGCGCTGAACGCAGCGACGACGCAGCACACACATCGCCAAGTGCCTGCCACCAGAAAACGCAATCGCATCGTCGCCGAGCGTCCAGCCACTGACGCCGATCTAATCAATCCAAGGTATATCATACTATAATTTTCCTACAATTTTCAGTAAAACTTCGTGCTAGAGGAAGAAATAGTTTGATACTACAATTTTCAGTAGCCAAGAAGGAATTCTAGAAGTTGGAAGGATTTTCATGTTAAATATTTGTTTGTTTTAATTgatcacttctttgaagaaaggTTTTAAAAAACTCATGGTGTTTAAAGATTTATTCAGATTTACGTACTGAATCGGTGACTCTTGCATCAGCTAAAAGGATGCTTTCCAACTTGAAATTATTGATGAACAAATTATGTATCGAGAAGAAATCGATGGATGAGATTGACATCGACACAATCGTAAGTGGCTTTGCATCGAAGAATTTTACAAGAAAATTTGTAGGTACATTGTATAAGTTATTTTATATAAATATTGGCTTTTGGATGCATTTAAGTAATTATTGATAACATTTTGTAGATGCATAtattatttattattatttttttagaATTGTTATTTATCATTGCTATGATGTTTATATTAAGGGGCCTCAAATTTTACTTTCGCCCCGGGCCCCCaaaatctcaggaccggccctgTACATTAGAGTTGGGGAGTGATCAAAAAGCAGATTAACTTGCAGGTATGTTGCTAATGTTGAATATTCGAAAACCTGTCATATTAGACAGATTCATATACAGGCTAAGATGTGggttaattttttttaaaaaaagtagAGAGTAACAGACTTACTGTAAAGTTCTGCAGAGTAGATGCCGCTTCAAGGATAAATAAGGTCCAACTCAATCACAGTCAGGGAAGATTAAAAAAAAAAGATACACATCGACCAGGTTTCTGAATAAAGCAGTGAGCTCCTTCAGATGTTCTGGTTGAATCCAAATCTGTATGAGAACACAAATACACAGCTGAAATTGGAAGAGAAGTACATATGATATGTGTgcagaggaaatttatatggtgCATAGAAAATGTGCATAGCTTGCAAGGTCCGTGAGGGATTTATGTGCAGAAAATGTGTGAACTAATTTTGTTGCTAGAGATTAGAAGATCATTTGAGCAAAGCAACACAAAGCTATATTTATATGAACTGTTTCAAAAGTCTTACCAATATATTATCTTTGAGTTATTTCAGAAATCTCTGGTATATTGATGTCGGCATCAAGATCAACTACCACGAAATCGTTCAAAGAAAGGCTTATTCTTGTTATTTGGAAGGCGCAGATATTCATTTCAGTGGGCACATCTGTAAACCTGAAGGCCCGGCTGAACCTGCCTGCACCGTTCATTGGTATTGTTGCTGGGAACAACCACTTGAGTCATGCATACTGATGGTGTAGGATCAGCCGAGGAGTACAGTAGAATGATCAGAAACATTGGCTGCAGCCGAGGAATTTGCAGACTGATGATATACAAAAGAATGGGGCATGCTACCTTTGAGCAAACACTTTCTGAGGGTGGCTATTGTAAATGCTAAAACATATATACTGTTTGCTGGGTTGGGTTGTCCTCTCGATATTAATTTATCCCCATTGGCAAGATTATGTTCTTGCTGGAAAAATGTCAGACTTCCTTTATTTGAATACTGGTTGATATCAAGTACACAACTTTAAAGGCTTGCCAGAGTCAGACAAATCCAGGCACAAATTAGCATAGGAAAAAAGGTGCACAAATATTTTCTCTACACCGTTGGCACGATCAAGTGATCAACCTCGCATCCATTGCTTCCGTCACATGTTCATATTGACTAGAAAAATCCAGGTACACAAAACCACGATAATTATTATGGATCGGAGGGACTAGCAAACATTCCCAGAGACCCAAGCCTACTACACACAAAGCCAGGTAAACAGATCAACATATAGTAGGTAGGAAATTTCTTGGTAAACTGAAGGAGAAAAGCAGGCATCCAGATTGCAGTGCACACATAATGTAGCTAGAACCCTGATATACACATGACAGTACACAGACGATTTCTGAACGATGCTGAAGATTGCACCATCTGATGCACGCAGCTACACTACTCCACCGTTTGATATAAGTGTTGGCTGCATGTCGGGTGTGTACTGTCCTCTGCACAGCAATTTCGATGTAGGATGTAGCTGCTACACTGCAAGGTCCACACGAATCAAGCATTCTCAGGCAATTAATAACCACAAATTATCTCCAGATTCAGAGTTCCTTTCTTGGAATACTGGTCGATATTCATTGATGGCATTTCAGAGTGCAGATTATTATCTCCACAGATGAGCAGGATCCATGGGCGAGTTGCTCCTTAACCCGATGCCTCCTAGCTTTATCCACCTTGCATTTTCTTTTACAGTCCTTGCAGTCCTTGGATGGGAGTTCACCAACCATGCATTTTCTTTTACAGTCGTTGCAGTCCTGGCATGGGAGTTCACCAAGCAGCACAATTCTTTTCAACCCCACAGCTCGCTCCATGACTAGCCTTATATAGCTTGTCACCTTGTCTTCCTCCTCGAACCCTTGAAATGCCAGCTTCTTCAAGTTCAAGTGCTTGAAATCCTTGGATGGTCCCCACACCACGTTGGTCTTCTTGGCACTGTCCACGGCCGTTTTGGCACATAGTTGAGCTCGAGATAACTTCATGCGCGGGCAAAGAAAATAAACAAGGCATGTTAAGAAAAGTTGACACCAGGCCATGTAGGACAATGCAGTAACATTTGATATTAAAATATCTGCCATTTGAAAATTTACAACATATCTCGGAGTAGTATTTAAGTTTGGACGAACTTGCATGAACTAAATTATGGCAGAGTAAGACATGCGAATATGCTTCAGATAACTCTAAACGAGGTACGATTCAACATGATTTTTTTTTCGTCTGCAAAGTTCAAAACCAGAGCTACAGAACTTCCGTTTGGATTGCCCTGTCATTCATAGTATCATTCATATACAATACAATCAATGCGTTCCATATGTCCCAATTTCATTGCAGCCTGTATGCACTGCTTCAAAATTTTGTGATACATTAGAGTTTGCGAGTGATAAAAAATTAGATTAACTTGCAGGTATGTTGTTAATGCTGAATATTCGAAAACGTGCCATATCCAGGCTAAGGTGTGGATTAAATTAAAAAGGTAGAGTAGCAAACTTACTGTAAACTTCTGCAGGGCAGGTGCAGCTTCAAGGATAAATAGGGTCCAGCTCAGATCACACTCAGGGAAGATGCCAGAAAGGGACACATCGGCTAGATTTCTGAATATAGCCGTGAGCTGCTTCGGATGTTCCGGATTAATCCATATCTGCACCAAGAAGAGGAACACAAATAGTCTGCATAAATTAGTAAAGAAGAACATACGATATGTGTCCACAAGAAAATTATACGGTGCAGAATAATTAGCTTTACCATTTGGTGGCAAAAATTGAGATGGAGTTTCGACAGGTTCGTTGCACTCCTTGACAAGCACTCGCTCAGCAGGAATGGTGCCTGCCACACCTTGGCCTCACGAGTGAGGCTGACTTTGCAAAGCTCTGGAACGTAGCCGAAGCGAACTGGAGGGTTCTTGGAGCGCCAAGAATGGCACAGCATTGTCCTGAGCTTGGGGACGGATATGAGCTCGATCCTCTTGCACCCAAAGTGTGTAAACTCGAGCTCCTGGAGCCCAGAATATGGTGTGTCAATCTTTAGCGCAGAGCGCCGATCAACCAGTCTGCAGGACCTCATGTTGAGATGCTTGAGCTTATCGCAAGCGGTGATGAGGTCGGTGATGTCAGAGTCACCGAACGCAAAGCTCCTGAGGTGTAGCCTGGTGAGCCACCGGAAGGCGACCTGGTAGGCGCGGGAGAAGGACATGAATTGCTGCCCCAACTCAGCGAGCTGCGGCTGCTGAGCAGTGTTGTTGTCCACAGGCGGCGGGGATATTTGAAAGACGAGGCATCTGGTCTTGCCACGGCTGATGACGTCTTGGACTGCGCTGCCGATGGAGCTCAGATGAAGGGCCGATAGGTAGAAGCCGAGGACGAGCGCCTTGATGGCACGGCTGCGCTGGCATTCGCAGTTCCGGTCAGCCGGGGGACACACAGACATCAAAGCGCCCGTGAACGCGTCCATGTTCTCGACCGGCATGTCGTGGATGCCGAGCATCAGGACCGAGAGCTGGTGAGGGAGGTG encodes:
- the LOC125554982 gene encoding putative F-box/FBD/LRR-repeat protein At3g49030, translated to MESPPLKLSVGRGEDRISTLPDELLLRILERLDLPEAVRAGAVSTRWRHLPHQLSVLMLGIHDMPVENMDAFTGALMSVCPPADRNCECQRSRAIKALVLGFYLSALHLSSIGSAVQDVISRGKTRCLVFQISPPPVDNNTAQQPQLAELGQQFMSFSRAYQVAFRWLTRLHLRSFAFGDSDITDLITACDKLKHLNMRSCRLVDRRSALKIDTPYSGLQELEFTHFGCKRIELISVPKLRTMLCHSWRSKNPPVRFGYVPELCKVSLTREAKVWQAPFLLSECLSRSATNLSKLHLNFCHQMIWINPEHPKQLTAIFRNLADVSLSGIFPECDLSWTLFILEAAPALQKFTLSRAQLCAKTAVDSAKKTNVVWGPSKDFKHLNLKKLAFQGFEEEDKVTSYIRLVMERAVGLKRIVLLGELPCQDCNDCKRKCMVGELPSKDCKDCKRKCKVDKARRHRVKEQLAHGSCSSVEIIICTLKCHQ